Proteins from a single region of Methanotorris igneus Kol 5:
- a CDS encoding ATP-binding protein yields the protein MFFNREKEIKEILSIIESEPNFIYFLYGPINSGKTALINEVINKLGKDYVVFYFDLREIFISKYDDFIEVLFEEYEEGNILELIKSLIKDSSVIYSFPIPKNTLEKLLDNKKPKNVFKYITNILLEIKNSGKKPIIILDELQKIGDLKINGYLIYELFNYFISLTKHKRLCHVFCLSSDSPFIEKIYSQAILDDRADYILIDDFDKEKAYEFMDFLSERILNRSLSKEEKELIYSYVGGKPVLIIKVMNRLKSDELENVLNYLLKDTRQRLKYFLEDVKEENKELYKEIIKALSLFKNNYEIEDIKINKRIRELLVKKNILFLDPIDGILKPQSFLIWKAIKEFI from the coding sequence ATGTTCTTCAACAGAGAAAAAGAAATAAAAGAAATTCTATCTATTATAGAGAGTGAGCCAAACTTTATCTATTTTCTTTATGGACCTATTAATAGTGGAAAAACAGCTTTAATAAATGAAGTTATTAATAAATTAGGAAAAGATTATGTGGTTTTCTATTTTGATTTGAGAGAGATTTTTATCTCTAAGTATGATGATTTTATAGAAGTGTTATTTGAAGAGTATGAAGAGGGTAATATATTAGAGTTAATTAAAAGCTTAATAAAAGACAGCTCAGTAATTTATAGCTTTCCCATTCCTAAAAATACTTTAGAGAAATTATTAGATAATAAAAAACCAAAGAACGTGTTTAAATATATAACTAATATTTTATTAGAGATTAAAAACTCTGGAAAGAAACCAATAATTATATTAGATGAGCTACAGAAAATAGGAGATTTAAAAATAAATGGCTATTTGATTTATGAGCTATTTAACTACTTTATTAGCTTAACCAAACATAAACGCCTATGCCATGTGTTTTGTTTAAGCTCTGATTCTCCGTTTATAGAGAAAATTTATAGCCAAGCTATATTAGATGATAGAGCAGATTATATTTTAATAGATGATTTTGATAAAGAAAAAGCTTATGAGTTTATGGATTTTCTCTCAGAGAGAATTTTAAATAGATCTCTCTCTAAAGAAGAGAAAGAGTTAATCTATAGCTATGTAGGTGGAAAGCCAGTTTTAATAATAAAGGTAATGAATAGATTAAAATCTGATGAGTTAGAGAATGTTTTAAACTACTTGCTTAAAGATACTAGGCAAAGGCTAAAATACTTCTTAGAAGATGTAAAAGAAGAGAATAAAGAGTTATATAAAGAGATAATAAAAGCTTTAAGTTTATTTAAAAATAACTATGAAATAGAGGATATAAAAATAAATAAAAGAATTAGAGAGTTATTAGTTAAGAAAAATATTCTCTTTTTAGATCCTATAGATGGAATTTTGAAACCACAGAGTTTTTTAATCTGGAAAGCTATAAAAGAGTTTATTTAA
- a CDS encoding HEAT repeat domain-containing protein has translation MTMVYDSKDMDITKLVNSDSWKDRIKAAMLISEIEDREEIKKRIVDIFKLLRDENLLVRINMINSLKKLILKYPDILKPLIPEIHALAHTKNKMLASNVKSLIELIPPQLIQEVVIDATNKLYSANGLDRAVRLWILSTISLTSPEYLKNSLPELMATSINDRYELLQMFALSIIEEFKEKEMSMVLDKLNMIFPCHIVKSDWSLDSESYDELIYALMKRYFGKITKDDLKKVLNFIDYKDLLVKLLSIAILKENAEMLWEILDDWEIETLIAKLMKNLNSRYWTVKTVSLLSLAEILTSCTRDKEPNWNESIERYLSTLVLKSSELLRISFITKAYALDALAIIYKRSNSPEVRTKIEELIENVNIKEILKEHYISYFKGISLIVKLKGEDIVNYLTPEIHPYIDIDFIEELRSENPLNYGGIFREIELGANSDDWLDRCVNIKLLGNALYALPSFAEVYAQQIKALLTDPVWMTRSTSVWALRIVNYVKGLNFTKEDYLDLFEYADDWYWTVRWEYLMLFLEVIKKDPEILEDDGLRNALLSVITTKYLTDKSHTIRKMCRYILQKIPGTEEILNYFSKDYASRYKILQSMVENPALRKSAFIRLKIRLRKAIKSNNEEMIKRLLEFVNGKYYKETSYILHELVLLYDKYKIAKDMVDTIKAEYPEIIQHRMDLLHRMLSELIVVKRRSALRELKAYVEIGIPITEKILNRLKEMVVYDVVDPTIVKLTIYILEKVGDDEAKQLIKERKELIDVGKDYSLELGNVLKGKSATWHSVYGLIEHMPDDRLLNLDLDLMELLHILSKKDTGIILKVRIIDFIIRTIKTDDENFSKVIEDNYDDIFNIIFELMNCEYYLVSERATRLMKTILLKYPLLFRRWIFKKLSRSENNKKYIALVKKLLEDPNPDIKLEGLYVIECLINREYSDMACSFIYEMLGALGDEKWEVKKKSLDLILSLDINDEEIVDNIVYKIIKLLKLKDTEEDFKIYLLRLLNQLPTSKKYCKEVLDVLSEFKESHDPYIAEIAKSIIKKYSKENSEVDL, from the coding sequence ATGACAATGGTTTATGATAGTAAAGATATGGATATAACTAAATTAGTAAATTCAGATAGTTGGAAAGATAGGATTAAAGCTGCTATGCTAATTTCTGAAATAGAAGATAGAGAGGAAATAAAAAAAAGAATAGTGGATATTTTTAAACTTTTGCGTGATGAGAATTTACTCGTAAGGATAAATATGATAAATTCACTTAAAAAACTTATTCTAAAATATCCTGATATACTGAAACCACTAATTCCAGAGATTCATGCTTTAGCACATACTAAAAATAAAATGTTAGCATCAAATGTTAAATCTTTAATTGAATTAATCCCTCCACAATTAATACAAGAAGTGGTAATTGATGCAACTAACAAGCTCTACTCTGCAAATGGTTTAGATAGGGCCGTGAGATTATGGATTCTTTCCACTATTTCTCTGACATCACCAGAGTATCTTAAAAATTCGTTACCTGAACTAATGGCAACATCCATAAACGATAGATATGAATTGTTACAGATGTTTGCTTTATCTATAATTGAGGAATTTAAAGAAAAAGAAATGAGTATGGTACTTGATAAGTTAAATATGATATTTCCTTGCCATATAGTAAAAAGTGATTGGAGTTTAGATAGTGAAAGTTATGATGAACTAATATATGCTCTAATGAAAAGATATTTTGGGAAAATAACAAAAGATGATCTCAAAAAGGTTCTAAATTTTATAGATTATAAAGATTTATTAGTCAAATTGTTATCAATAGCAATACTCAAAGAAAATGCTGAGATGTTGTGGGAGATTTTGGATGACTGGGAAATTGAAACATTAATAGCAAAATTGATGAAAAATTTAAATAGTAGATATTGGACTGTAAAAACTGTATCTTTACTATCTCTTGCAGAGATTCTAACGTCATGCACCAGGGATAAAGAACCAAATTGGAACGAATCTATAGAAAGATACTTATCAACACTCGTATTGAAATCAAGTGAACTTTTGAGAATTAGTTTTATAACCAAAGCTTATGCATTAGATGCATTAGCAATTATCTACAAAAGATCTAATTCACCAGAAGTAAGAACAAAAATAGAAGAATTAATTGAAAATGTCAATATTAAAGAAATTTTAAAAGAGCATTATATATCATACTTTAAGGGCATTTCCTTAATTGTAAAATTAAAAGGAGAAGATATTGTAAATTACCTAACTCCTGAAATCCATCCATATATAGATATTGACTTCATAGAAGAACTGAGATCAGAAAATCCATTAAATTATGGTGGCATATTTAGAGAGATCGAGTTGGGAGCAAACAGTGATGATTGGTTAGATAGATGTGTAAATATTAAACTTTTAGGGAATGCACTATATGCGCTACCTTCATTTGCGGAGGTTTATGCTCAACAAATAAAAGCACTCTTAACAGACCCTGTATGGATGACTAGGTCGACATCAGTATGGGCTTTGAGAATAGTAAATTATGTTAAGGGGTTAAATTTCACAAAAGAGGATTACTTAGATTTATTTGAGTATGCCGATGATTGGTATTGGACAGTTAGATGGGAGTATTTAATGTTGTTTCTTGAAGTAATTAAGAAGGATCCAGAGATACTTGAAGATGATGGATTGAGAAATGCTCTACTTTCCGTAATAACAACTAAGTATTTAACTGATAAAAGCCATACTATAAGAAAAATGTGTAGATATATACTACAAAAAATCCCTGGAACTGAAGAGATATTGAATTATTTTAGTAAAGATTACGCAAGTAGGTATAAAATCCTACAAAGTATGGTAGAAAATCCCGCATTAAGAAAAAGTGCATTTATAAGATTAAAAATTAGATTAAGAAAGGCTATAAAAAGTAACAACGAAGAAATGATAAAAAGACTCTTAGAGTTTGTAAATGGAAAATATTATAAAGAGACATCATATATTCTCCATGAATTGGTATTGTTATATGATAAATACAAAATTGCAAAAGACATGGTTGATACAATAAAAGCAGAATATCCTGAAATTATACAACATAGAATGGATCTATTACATAGAATGCTAAGTGAACTCATAGTTGTTAAAAGAAGGAGTGCTTTGAGGGAATTAAAAGCATATGTGGAAATTGGTATTCCAATAACTGAAAAAATCTTAAATAGATTAAAAGAAATGGTCGTATATGACGTTGTTGACCCCACTATCGTAAAACTTACAATATATATACTTGAAAAGGTTGGTGATGACGAAGCCAAACAACTCATTAAAGAAAGAAAAGAACTTATTGATGTTGGTAAAGACTATTCATTAGAATTAGGAAACGTACTTAAAGGTAAATCAGCCACATGGCATAGCGTTTATGGTTTAATTGAACACATGCCAGATGATAGATTATTAAATTTGGACTTGGATTTGATGGAATTGTTACATATCTTATCCAAAAAAGATACTGGTATAATATTAAAAGTCAGAATTATAGATTTTATTATTAGAACAATTAAAACGGATGATGAAAACTTTAGTAAAGTTATTGAAGACAATTATGATGACATATTTAATATAATTTTTGAATTAATGAATTGTGAGTACTATCTTGTGTCAGAAAGAGCCACAAGACTCATGAAAACAATATTACTAAAATATCCACTACTATTTAGAAGATGGATTTTCAAAAAGTTGTCAAGATCAGAGAATAATAAAAAATACATTGCACTTGTAAAGAAATTATTGGAAGATCCAAATCCAGACATTAAATTGGAGGGATTGTATGTTATTGAATGTCTAATAAATAGGGAATACTCTGATATGGCATGTTCATTTATTTATGAAATGTTGGGGGCATTAGGTGATGAGAAATGGGAAGTGAAGAAGAAATCATTAGACCTTATTTTGAGTTTAGACATTAATGATGAAGAAATTGTAGATAATATTGTTTACAAAATTATAAAATTATTAAAATTGAAAGATACAGAAGAAGATTTTAAAATATACTTACTTAGGTTGTTGAATCAACTACCTACATCAAAAAAATACTGCAAAGAGGTTTTGGATGTTTTAAGTGAGTTTAAGGAATCTCATGACCCATACATAGCAGAAATTGCCAAAAGTATTATAAAAAAGTACTCAAAAGAAAATTCAGAAGTTGATTTATAG
- a CDS encoding sugar phosphate isomerase/epimerase family protein, with amino-acid sequence MSIISCTTLFFWEYPIEEIADIFKSVGLKSMEFFPENPEFWDKRFDEDYLKEIKSILSKFYLTIHAPYIELNPSSTNPYIQEATIKETLWAIDLANFLGAEVLTIHPGKRPTKRPPTMEEYEKFYHYLDVCIPYAEEKSVTLSLENMPKLVNYICHSVEEIKQIIERYRIGLTLDFAHAKENAERFVEELHEYIKNTHISGVCDGREHYPLYHSQIDFSPYIKKLVDYGYKGSLVIEINDLNYNKELSKEEKISELLKEIEYLEKLI; translated from the coding sequence ATGTCAATTATAAGCTGCACAACCCTGTTCTTTTGGGAATACCCAATTGAGGAAATAGCAGATATATTTAAAAGTGTAGGATTGAAAAGTATGGAGTTTTTTCCTGAAAACCCAGAATTTTGGGATAAGAGATTTGATGAGGACTATTTAAAAGAGATAAAATCCATTCTATCAAAATTTTATTTAACTATTCACGCTCCATACATTGAGTTAAATCCATCTTCTACAAACCCTTATATCCAAGAGGCTACTATTAAGGAGACTCTTTGGGCGATAGATTTGGCTAACTTTTTAGGGGCAGAGGTTTTGACAATCCACCCTGGAAAAAGACCTACAAAAAGACCGCCTACTATGGAAGAATATGAAAAATTTTATCACTATTTGGATGTTTGCATACCGTATGCAGAAGAGAAATCCGTTACTCTTTCCCTCGAAAATATGCCAAAACTTGTTAATTATATATGCCACTCCGTTGAAGAAATAAAACAGATTATTGAAAGATACAGGATTGGACTTACTCTTGACTTTGCACATGCGAAAGAAAATGCGGAAAGATTTGTTGAAGAATTGCATGAATATATAAAAAATACCCATATTTCTGGAGTTTGTGATGGTAGGGAACATTACCCCCTATATCACTCCCAGATAGATTTTTCCCCATATATAAAAAAGTTGGTTGATTATGGATATAAAGGTAGTTTGGTTATTGAGATAAATGATTTAAATTACAATAAAGAATTATCAAAAGAAGAAAAAATTTCGGAATTATTAAAAGAAATTGAATATTTGGAAAAACTAATATGA
- the asnB gene encoding asparagine synthase (glutamine-hydrolyzing), with the protein MCSISGIIIKDEEDPRSLRRDISKYLLTMMKILKHRGPDASGMLVDDEVIYFKDFEDVEKSIIADFGFGHNRLAIVGSATQPIPNEDESLWVICNGEIYNYIELREDLSNHDFKTDTDSEVIVHAYEEDMLNELDGDYAFAIYDKNNSTLILRRDTFGVKPLFYLDRDGYFAFASERKALWYLLREIEGIDGSPKHLNEYINRLSPNSELIYYLEDNKYTITNNIEKLRFDYLKYKSYETCKKELDNALWRAVWKRTRGIERVGIIYSGGVDSTLVAKMASEYCEVILYTVGTEESEDIRYAERAARDMGLKLRKKIIKEEEYERYIFEVAKAIDELDLMKIGVGIPIYIASEMAREDNIKVVLSGQGADELFGGYSRYERILREKGEEELKKALLNDVMNIYKVNLERDDHCTMANSVELRVPFLDKDVVRVALSIPVTYKMDEMRKRILRDIASKYIPDYIAYRPKKAAQYGSGSEKMIFKVARKYGYSKKEVNKFFEEVVLKKINETL; encoded by the coding sequence ATGTGCTCGATAAGTGGTATAATTATAAAAGATGAGGAAGACCCGCGTAGTTTGAGGAGAGATATTTCTAAATATTTATTAACAATGATGAAAATCTTGAAACATAGGGGCCCTGATGCATCGGGAATGTTGGTAGATGATGAAGTTATATACTTCAAGGATTTTGAGGACGTTGAAAAGAGCATCATCGCAGATTTTGGATTTGGGCATAATAGGTTGGCTATTGTAGGTTCTGCAACTCAACCAATCCCAAATGAAGATGAGAGTTTGTGGGTTATATGTAATGGGGAAATATACAATTACATTGAGTTGAGAGAAGATTTATCAAACCATGACTTTAAAACAGATACGGATTCAGAAGTTATTGTCCATGCGTATGAAGAAGATATGTTGAATGAACTTGATGGGGATTATGCATTTGCAATATATGACAAAAATAATAGCACCTTAATTTTAAGGAGAGATACTTTTGGAGTTAAACCGCTATTTTATTTGGATAGGGATGGTTATTTTGCATTTGCTTCTGAAAGAAAGGCGTTATGGTATTTATTGAGGGAAATTGAAGGAATTGATGGAAGTCCAAAACATCTAAATGAATACATAAATAGATTAAGCCCAAATAGTGAACTGATCTATTACTTAGAGGATAATAAATACACCATAACAAACAATATTGAAAAATTAAGGTTTGATTATTTAAAATACAAGTCCTATGAGACATGCAAAAAAGAACTTGACAATGCATTATGGAGGGCAGTTTGGAAGAGAACAAGGGGTATTGAGAGGGTTGGGATTATCTATTCCGGTGGAGTTGATAGCACATTGGTTGCAAAGATGGCATCTGAGTATTGTGAGGTTATTCTATACACAGTAGGCACGGAAGAAAGTGAAGACATAAGATATGCAGAGAGAGCGGCAAGGGATATGGGATTAAAACTTAGAAAGAAGATTATAAAGGAAGAAGAATATGAAAGATACATTTTTGAGGTTGCAAAGGCAATAGATGAACTTGATTTGATGAAGATTGGGGTGGGTATCCCAATATACATCGCATCTGAGATGGCAAGAGAGGACAATATAAAGGTTGTTTTATCTGGTCAAGGAGCAGATGAGTTGTTTGGGGGATATAGCAGATATGAAAGAATTTTAAGAGAGAAAGGAGAAGAAGAACTAAAAAAAGCACTATTGAATGACGTCATGAACATCTATAAGGTTAATTTGGAGAGGGATGACCACTGCACAATGGCAAATAGTGTGGAGTTGAGGGTTCCATTTTTGGATAAGGATGTTGTGAGGGTTGCTTTATCAATTCCAGTAACCTATAAAATGGATGAGATGAGAAAGAGGATTTTAAGGGATATAGCATCAAAATACATCCCAGACTATATAGCATATAGACCAAAAAAAGCCGCTCAGTATGGAAGTGGCAGTGAAAAGATGATATTTAAAGTTGCAAGAAAATATGGATATTCAAAAAAAGAAGTAAATAAATTCTTTGAAGAAGTTGTTTTGAAGAAGATAAACGAGACCTTATAA
- a CDS encoding LEA type 2 family protein — MGKVLLMVFSLVIVSVINCGCVNGKLKEPTFSVDSLDFKGVNYDTTNLNVKLIIDNPNPIGVHVNKIVFDIYYIDNNGNPKYLGHGEKANIDIRSGKTTIDIPIALSNKELIKALENSKDNKITLEIDGSANVDLKITSIDVPFKTKQTVQLPENVVSYLETAKKMGIGFSIEDFKKPNVTVDDVEFEGISEDFKNTKLNVRLIVENPNPIDINLKDIAVHAYYYDKDGKHYFGSAKLHNTATIKGGISTPIYVDVNISNEDVVNAILSNKDSKKITVKIEGSIDIEGIKKYGISELKIPFENTKEIPITDNMIKMAETAKNKLGIGFTIKDFKKPNVTVDDVEFEGTDLENLYLNVKLIVDNPNPIDIDISKIKYYVYADNGEKFILSEKLLGEGEGENIHIYKATSTPIDTHVKLQNKKVIINLIRLAKNDKITLLIKGVAYIDEIKKFNIPPMNIPFEEKKNVSINELKEKFGIENNENKDSENNKINNVVINRIGENQQEEQPIQKPELKQLYITCYPNEIKVGDRVTIQVVDENGNPVEGATVIIDGTIRRTTDNNGVVYHTFKIGGTHTIKVEKDGCIKEISINVERLIEQVDIKNRVDNIINRVR; from the coding sequence GTGGGAAAGGTATTACTAATGGTTTTTAGTTTGGTAATAGTTAGTGTTATAAATTGTGGATGTGTAAATGGTAAATTAAAAGAACCAACATTTAGTGTTGATAGTTTAGATTTTAAAGGAGTAAATTATGATACAACCAATCTAAATGTCAAACTTATAATAGATAACCCAAATCCAATTGGTGTTCATGTCAATAAAATTGTATTTGACATTTATTACATAGATAATAATGGAAATCCAAAATATTTAGGTCATGGAGAAAAAGCCAATATCGACATTAGAAGTGGAAAAACCACAATAGATATTCCAATTGCACTTTCCAATAAAGAGTTAATAAAAGCTTTGGAAAATAGCAAAGATAACAAAATAACCTTAGAAATTGATGGTTCTGCAAATGTTGATTTAAAAATTACAAGTATTGATGTTCCATTTAAAACAAAACAAACAGTTCAACTTCCAGAGAATGTTGTTTCTTATTTAGAAACTGCAAAAAAGATGGGCATTGGATTCTCAATAGAAGATTTCAAAAAACCAAATGTAACTGTAGATGACGTTGAGTTTGAAGGAATCAGTGAAGATTTCAAAAATACAAAATTAAATGTAAGGCTTATCGTTGAAAACCCGAATCCAATTGATATTAATCTTAAAGATATTGCAGTTCATGCATATTACTACGATAAAGATGGTAAGCATTACTTTGGAAGTGCAAAATTACATAATACCGCCACAATTAAAGGCGGAATCTCCACACCAATATATGTTGATGTAAATATATCAAATGAAGATGTTGTAAATGCTATATTGAGCAACAAAGACAGCAAAAAAATAACTGTTAAAATTGAAGGTTCTATAGATATAGAAGGTATAAAGAAATATGGAATTTCAGAATTAAAAATACCATTTGAGAATACTAAAGAAATCCCAATAACTGATAATATGATTAAAATGGCAGAGACTGCCAAAAATAAACTAGGAATAGGATTTACAATAAAAGACTTTAAAAAACCAAATGTGACTGTAGATGATGTTGAGTTTGAAGGAACTGACTTAGAAAATCTTTATCTAAATGTTAAGCTCATAGTTGATAATCCAAATCCAATTGACATTGATATAAGCAAAATTAAGTATTATGTTTATGCAGACAATGGAGAGAAGTTTATTTTAAGTGAAAAACTATTAGGTGAAGGTGAAGGAGAAAACATTCATATTTACAAGGCAACATCTACTCCAATAGATACCCATGTAAAATTACAAAATAAAAAAGTAATAATTAACTTAATAAGATTAGCAAAAAACGATAAAATCACTTTATTAATAAAGGGGGTTGCTTACATAGATGAAATTAAAAAATTCAATATTCCTCCAATGAATATTCCATTTGAAGAAAAGAAAAATGTAAGTATTAATGAACTAAAGGAGAAATTTGGAATTGAAAACAATGAAAATAAAGATAGTGAAAATAATAAAATAAATAATGTTGTAATCAATAGAATTGGTGAAAATCAGCAAGAAGAACAACCAATACAAAAACCCGAATTAAAACAGTTATACATAACATGCTATCCAAATGAAATAAAAGTTGGAGATAGAGTGACTATACAAGTTGTAGATGAAAATGGAAATCCAGTAGAAGGGGCTACAGTAATTATTGATGGTACAATAAGGAGAACAACAGATAATAATGGTGTAGTATATCACACATTTAAAATTGGAGGAACACACACAATAAAAGTAGAAAAAGATGGATGTATAAAAGAAATCTCAATAAATGTTGAAAGATTGATTGAACAGGTAGATATAAAGAATAGGGTAGATAATATAATAAACAGGGTGAGGTAA